The Triticum aestivum cultivar Chinese Spring chromosome 7B, IWGSC CS RefSeq v2.1, whole genome shotgun sequence genome window below encodes:
- the LOC123160096 gene encoding uncharacterized protein isoform X2, with protein sequence MQKWRKRQINRTQTCCGRACSSRHLSAFAPALTRLTRHQHDDWILDEDTKALHFLQPDLVLFTGDYGNENVQLVKSISDLQFPKAAILGNHDCWRTHQFSEKKVDRVRLQLASLGEQHVGYQCLDFPTIKLSVVGGRPFSCGGDRLFRPKLLSQRYGVDDMAGSARKIYDAATAAPEEHSVILLAHNGPTGLGSRIDDICGRDWVAGGGDHGDPDLEQAISDLQRETGVSIPLVVFGHMHKSLAYGGGLRKMIAFGANNQTIYLNGAVVPRVKPAEAMNPSTISTSERDELQESASVGPMSRAFTTVDLFDGTVEKISEVWVLVSGAQAELEEETVLYKRPCEHM encoded by the exons ATGCAAAAATGGAGGAAAAGGCAGATCAACCGAACTCAAACATGCTGCGGCCGAGCGTGCAGCAGTAGGCATCTGAGTGCCTTCGCACCAGCCCTCACAAGATTGACTCGGCACCAG CATGATGATTGGATCCTTGATGAAGATACAAAGGCACTCCATTTTCTTCAG CCAGATCTGGTGCTTTTTACAG GTGATTATGGCAACGAGAATGTTCAACTTGTCAAAAGCATTTCGGATCTTCAGTTTCCAAAGGCGGCAATTCTTGGTAATCATGATTGCTGGCGTACACATCAATTTTCAGAGAA GAAGGTAGATCGTGTCCGGCTTCAGCTTGCAAG CCTTGGTGAGCAGCATGTTGGATATCAATGTTTGGATTTTCCAACAATAAAGCTGAGTGTTGTTGGTGGGCGACCATTTTCTTGTGGGGGTGACAGGTTATTTAGACCAAAGCTTCTGTCACAACG GTATGGTGTCGATGATATGGCAGGAAGTGCGAGGAAGATATACGATGCTGCTACAGCTGCACCAGAGGAGCATTCTGTCATACTACTTGCACATAATGGACCAACAG GTCTAGGTTCAAGAATTGATGATATCTGCGGGCGGGATTGGGTAGCTGGCGGTGGCGATCATGGCGATCCAG ATCTGGAACAGGCGATATCTGACCTGCAAAGAGAAACTGGGGTTTCGATCCCGCTGGTCGTGTTCGGGCACATGCACAAGAGCTTAGCCTACGGGGGAGGCCTCAGGAAGATGATCGCCTTCGGAGCCAACAACCAGACCATATATCTGAACGGAGCGGTCGTGCCTAGGGTGAAGCCTGCAGAAGCAATGAACCCCTCCACGATCTCCACCAGCGAAAGAGATGAGCTCCAAGAATCGGCATCCGTGGGGCCCATGTCACGGGCGTTCACCACTGTCGACCTCTTCGACGGCACCGTCGAGAAGATCTCTGAGGTCTGGGTGCTGGTGAGCGGGGCCCAGGCTGAGCTCGAGGAGGAGACTGTCCTGTACAAGCGACCTTGTGAGCATATGTGA
- the LOC123160096 gene encoding uncharacterized protein isoform X1 → MHRAPTAGQFEPGTHPIRLQPETRMFVRSCSLSSWSAAGAAAVAARAPASPPPLPSSPATPPPKLGSRSMASSGAGAGAGRVRLAVVGDVHDDWILDEDTKALHFLQPDLVLFTGDYGNENVQLVKSISDLQFPKAAILGNHDCWRTHQFSEKKVDRVRLQLASLGEQHVGYQCLDFPTIKLSVVGGRPFSCGGDRLFRPKLLSQRYGVDDMAGSARKIYDAATAAPEEHSVILLAHNGPTGLGSRIDDICGRDWVAGGGDHGDPDLEQAISDLQRETGVSIPLVVFGHMHKSLAYGGGLRKMIAFGANNQTIYLNGAVVPRVKPAEAMNPSTISTSERDELQESASVGPMSRAFTTVDLFDGTVEKISEVWVLVSGAQAELEEETVLYKRPCEHM, encoded by the exons ATGCACCGTGCACCTACTGCAGGGCAGTTCGAGCCTGGCACGCACCCAATACGACTCCAACCCGAAACAAGAATGTTCGTGCGGTCTTGCTCCCTTTCTTCTTGGTCGGCGgcgggagcagcagcagtagccgcGCGCGCCCCCGCgagccctcctcctctcccctcctccccgGCCACGCCGCCGCCCAAGCTCGGGTCCAGGTCCAtggcctcctccggcgccggcgccggagccGGCCGCGTCCGCCTCGCGGTCGTCGGCGATGTG CATGATGATTGGATCCTTGATGAAGATACAAAGGCACTCCATTTTCTTCAG CCAGATCTGGTGCTTTTTACAG GTGATTATGGCAACGAGAATGTTCAACTTGTCAAAAGCATTTCGGATCTTCAGTTTCCAAAGGCGGCAATTCTTGGTAATCATGATTGCTGGCGTACACATCAATTTTCAGAGAA GAAGGTAGATCGTGTCCGGCTTCAGCTTGCAAG CCTTGGTGAGCAGCATGTTGGATATCAATGTTTGGATTTTCCAACAATAAAGCTGAGTGTTGTTGGTGGGCGACCATTTTCTTGTGGGGGTGACAGGTTATTTAGACCAAAGCTTCTGTCACAACG GTATGGTGTCGATGATATGGCAGGAAGTGCGAGGAAGATATACGATGCTGCTACAGCTGCACCAGAGGAGCATTCTGTCATACTACTTGCACATAATGGACCAACAG GTCTAGGTTCAAGAATTGATGATATCTGCGGGCGGGATTGGGTAGCTGGCGGTGGCGATCATGGCGATCCAG ATCTGGAACAGGCGATATCTGACCTGCAAAGAGAAACTGGGGTTTCGATCCCGCTGGTCGTGTTCGGGCACATGCACAAGAGCTTAGCCTACGGGGGAGGCCTCAGGAAGATGATCGCCTTCGGAGCCAACAACCAGACCATATATCTGAACGGAGCGGTCGTGCCTAGGGTGAAGCCTGCAGAAGCAATGAACCCCTCCACGATCTCCACCAGCGAAAGAGATGAGCTCCAAGAATCGGCATCCGTGGGGCCCATGTCACGGGCGTTCACCACTGTCGACCTCTTCGACGGCACCGTCGAGAAGATCTCTGAGGTCTGGGTGCTGGTGAGCGGGGCCCAGGCTGAGCTCGAGGAGGAGACTGTCCTGTACAAGCGACCTTGTGAGCATATGTGA
- the LOC123160094 gene encoding wall-associated receptor kinase-like 2, with protein sequence MELVEEKIREFIKSNERAKWRPVNNHNINNFTEDEIKMITKNYRNPIGKGAFGEVYRGVLDDGSTVAVKKYICQNLKDGFAKEITVHCQINHKNVVRLLGYCLEENALMMVTEYIPGGNLKDLLHGSDDHISLDARLGIAIECAEALACMHSLSQPIIHGDIKPDNILLDENWGAKLSDFGISRLLCMDGTDYTMHVAGSRGYMDPELFETGRVDPRNDVYSFGVVMVELVTRAKVNENGMSTGVTRNFTQAIEKGKTARTMFDTKIASVSNMKVLYKIGKLAAECLRRDIKNRPEMKDVTERLRALRKAYCQQDQEKTGQWSMKNVNRKGQSISGSKSTMLYKLNNLGMFSIWNARRNFMRNAGPTVDQIQNLRVFTKEEIRKITNGYSSDVIAKCSSCEVYRGTLEDNKLVGVNIETVMVDEAHSEHFINSMLIYSTILHNNMVKLLGCYLEADVPILVHEFAANGNLQDILRGNYSFPLGIRLDIAVGCAEALAYLHSKSFAFVGANITPANILLDDSLVPKVSGLLFICHGITSTSSDVYCFGTLLLELITRKQGGYRNNSPQELRKAYMKEGHTMFDKEIAAKANMFILERIQMVAMDCLKLDELARPKMAEVAERLLRLKNVESKGSELQELSMLRRLVASSISKARENTTPAT encoded by the coding sequence ATGGAGCTCGTTGAAGAGAAGATTAGAGAATTCATCAAAAGCAACGAAAGGGCGAAGTGGAGACCAGTGAACAATCATAATATAAATAACTTCACAGAAGATGAGATTAAAATGATTACCAAGAACTACAGAAACCCCATAGGCAAAGGTGCCTTTGGAGAAGTTTACCGAGGCGTTCTTGATGATGGTAGTACAGTTGCAGTCAAGAAATATATCTGCCAGAATTTGAAAGACGGGTTTGCTAAGGAGATAACTGTTCATTGCCAAATCAACCACAAGAATGTTGTTAGGCTTTTGGGCTACTGTTTAGAAGAAAATGCTTTAATGATGGTCACTGAGTATATCCCTGGAGGAAACCTCAAAGATCTTCTCCATGGCAGCGATGATCACATTTCTTTAGATGCAAGGTTGGGTATTGCTATAGAATGTGCTGAGGCATTAGCATGCATGCATTCATTGTCTCAACCAATCATTCATGGTGATATCAAACCTGATAACATACTTCTAGATGAGAACTGGGGTGCAAAATTATCTGACTTTGGAATATCAAGATTGCTTTGCATGGACGGAACTGATTACACCATGCACGTAGCAGGAAGCAGAGGTTACATGGATCCAGAGCTCTTTGAAACTGGACGCGTCGATCCTAGAAATGATGTTTACAGTTTCGGGgttgttatggtagaacttgttACCAGAGCAAAGGTAAATGAGAATGGCATGAGTACCGGAGTCACGAGAAACTTCACTCAAGCTATTGAAAAGGGGAAAACAGCAAGAACGATGTTTGATACTAAAATAGCAAGCGTGAGCAACATGAAAGTTCTGTACAAGATAGGGAAGCTTGCAGCTGAATGTCTCAGAAGGGATATAAAAAATCGCCCTGAAATGAAGGATGTTACAGAACGTCTCCGGGCTCTTAGAAAAGCTTACTGCCAGCAAGATCAAGAAAAAACAGGTCAGTGGTCAATGAAAAATGTGAACCGAAAAGGACAAAGCATTTCCGGTTCTAAGTCTACTATGCTGTACAAGCTGAACAATTTGGGCATGTTTAGTATTTGGAACGCACGCAGGAATTTCATGAGGAATGCAGGTCCGACAGTAGACCAAATACAAAACCTGAGGGTTTTCACAAAAGAAGAAATAAGAAAAATCACCAATGGTTATTCATCAGATGTAATTGCCAAGTGCTCATCTTGTGAGGTCTACAGAGGGACTCTTGAGGACAACAAATTGGTGGGCGTGAATATAGAGACTGTGATGGTAGATGAAGCCCATAGTGAACACTTTATAAATAgcatgctcatctattctaccatTCTCCATAATAACATGGTCAAACTATTGGGTTGTTACCTGGAGGCGGATGTCCCAATATTGGTGCATGAGTTCGCTGCAAATGGGAATCTCCAGGACATCCTTCGTGGCAACTACAGCTTCCCGCTTGGTATACGTCTAGACATCGCAGTTGGATGCGCGGAAGCGTTAGCATATCTGCATTCAAAATCCTTTGCATTTGTGGGTGCTAACATCACACCCGCCAACATACTGCTAGATGACAGTTTGGTACCAAAGGTCTCGGGGCTTCTCTTCATATGTCACGGCATCACTAGTACATCAAGCGATGTTTACTGCTTTGGAACTCTCCTCTTGGAACTTATAACCAGGAAACAAGGAGGGTATCGCAACAACAGCCCGCAGGAACTTAGGAAAGCTTACATGAAAGAAGGGCACACCATGTTTGACAAGGAGATAGCGGCGAAGGCAAACATGTTCATACTTGAAAGGATCCAGATGGTTGCAATGGACTGTTTGAAACTGGATGAATTAGCGCGACCGAAAATGGCAGAGGTGGCAGAGCGGCTTCTGAGGCTTAAAAATGTCGAAAGCAAGGGAAGCGAACTGCAGGAGCTCTCGATGTTGAGGAGGTTGGTGGCTTCCAGTATCAGCAAAGCTAGAGAAAACACTACCCCGGCCACCTGA
- the LOC123160096 gene encoding uncharacterized protein isoform X3: protein MRPMIPFFLVNISLGEQHVGYQCLDFPTIKLSVVGGRPFSCGGDRLFRPKLLSQRYGVDDMAGSARKIYDAATAAPEEHSVILLAHNGPTGLGSRIDDICGRDWVAGGGDHGDPDLEQAISDLQRETGVSIPLVVFGHMHKSLAYGGGLRKMIAFGANNQTIYLNGAVVPRVKPAEAMNPSTISTSERDELQESASVGPMSRAFTTVDLFDGTVEKISEVWVLVSGAQAELEEETVLYKRPCEHM from the exons ATGCGGCCAATGATACCTTTTTTTCTTGTGAATATCAGCCTTGGTGAGCAGCATGTTGGATATCAATGTTTGGATTTTCCAACAATAAAGCTGAGTGTTGTTGGTGGGCGACCATTTTCTTGTGGGGGTGACAGGTTATTTAGACCAAAGCTTCTGTCACAACG GTATGGTGTCGATGATATGGCAGGAAGTGCGAGGAAGATATACGATGCTGCTACAGCTGCACCAGAGGAGCATTCTGTCATACTACTTGCACATAATGGACCAACAG GTCTAGGTTCAAGAATTGATGATATCTGCGGGCGGGATTGGGTAGCTGGCGGTGGCGATCATGGCGATCCAG ATCTGGAACAGGCGATATCTGACCTGCAAAGAGAAACTGGGGTTTCGATCCCGCTGGTCGTGTTCGGGCACATGCACAAGAGCTTAGCCTACGGGGGAGGCCTCAGGAAGATGATCGCCTTCGGAGCCAACAACCAGACCATATATCTGAACGGAGCGGTCGTGCCTAGGGTGAAGCCTGCAGAAGCAATGAACCCCTCCACGATCTCCACCAGCGAAAGAGATGAGCTCCAAGAATCGGCATCCGTGGGGCCCATGTCACGGGCGTTCACCACTGTCGACCTCTTCGACGGCACCGTCGAGAAGATCTCTGAGGTCTGGGTGCTGGTGAGCGGGGCCCAGGCTGAGCTCGAGGAGGAGACTGTCCTGTACAAGCGACCTTGTGAGCATATGTGA